One Pyrus communis chromosome 4, drPyrComm1.1, whole genome shotgun sequence genomic region harbors:
- the LOC137731027 gene encoding uncharacterized protein isoform X1: MITTTLHLSFPHPPSFHSLACGACSHRQPLFLSHLTFPTLHISKNPPLHRLRRSSPIAMSSDSGRSSSPATQPPPVELNDESDFETIVSSDGYISICGFGSLLSAERSARSTFPELINFRESRLNGFRRVYAHMAPIFFERGIAKPETKEIASLSVEPFEGESLIVTVFEIKKSEIPAFIKREPEFRFLAVVPESLDGKPYDNRAVLCARYSDEEFFRVRCKGSKEMYYELFGRYNIDKIWRDDILPCRTYLRHCVLAAKNLSEVAYNNFLDHTFLGDRKTTIREYLATTGSGIMEEEPTESLKTRYGG, encoded by the exons ATGATCACCACCACTCTCCATCTCTCGTTCCCTCATCCTCCGTCTTTTCACTCCCTGGCGTGCGGCGCGTGCTCCCACCGCCAACCTCTCTTCCTATCCCACCTCACCTTCCCAACCTTACATATCTCAAAAAACCCTCCACTTCATCGGCTCCGACGATCATCTCCGATCGCCATGTCCTCCGATTCCGGACGATCAAGCTCGCCGGCGACCCAACCGCCGCCAGTGGAACTCAACGACGAGTCGGATTTCGAAACCATCGTCTCATCCGACGGCTACATCTCCATCTGTGGCTTCGGTTCCCTCCTTTCCG CAGAGAGAAGCGCGAGGAGTACGTTTCCGGAGCTGATCAACTTCAGAGAGTCGCGGTTGAACGGCTTCCGGCGAGTGTATGCTCACATGGCTCCCATTTTCTTCGAGCGTGGCATTGCCAAGCCTGAGACCAAg GAGATTGCGAGCTTGAGTGTAGAGCCATTTGAAGGGGAAAGCCTTATAGTAACAGTGTTTGAGATTAAAAAATCAGAG ATTCCAGCTTTTATCAAAAGGGAGCCGGAATTTCGATTCCTAGCT GTTGTGCCTGAATCACTTGATGGGAAGCCATATGATAACCGAGCG GTTCTTTGTGCTCGTTATAGTGATGAAGAATTTTTCAGAGTTAGATGCAAAG GAAGTAAGGAGATGTATTATGAACTATTTGGACGATATAACATTGATAAGATTTGGCGAGATGACATCTTACCTTGTCGCACTTACCTTCGGCATTG TGTGTTAGCAGCAAAGAATCTGAGCGAGGTAGCATACAACAACTTCTTGGATCATACTTTTCTTGGAGACCGTAAAACGACTATCCGTGAGTACTTGGCTACAACAGGTTCGGGCATCATGGAAGAAGAGCCTACAGAATCCCTCAAGACCCGTTATGGCggttaa
- the LOC137731026 gene encoding uncharacterized protein — protein sequence MAAGSVVTAAGAAVILYYLFSRRGATKEGGVEDGDDDGDRSGNLSKMRLAKKRLSRRPAQAPATWVESLTTLSDTLRFTYSETLGKWPIGDLAFGIKYLMRRQGNLQVASVYAGSDSVQLEGSGIIEELKYYLKLLTLCMLFSKKPFPVFLESGGFSQEDVLLQKPKAGLLKPAFTIIRDRNSKCFLLLIRGTHSIKDTLTAATGAVAPFHHSVLDDGGISNLILGYAHCGMVAAARWIAKISTPCLLKAIGEYPDYKIKVVGHSLGGGTAALLTYILRERKEFSSSNCITFAPAACITLELAESGKHFITTIINGSDLVPTFSAASVDDLRSEVIASSWLNDLRDQVERTRVLNVVYRSANALGSRLPSIASAKARVAGAGALLRPVSSSTQVVMKRAQNVVVRTHSSISSWSCMGARRRNVSPLLNSKADDLHEDSLICEKDSESRAEGVIVDPMLNNLESSSSGGLGHDDTDEEEQLLAVNRNTATSTVEDITEGELWYELEKELKRQENEVNVEAREEEAAAVKEITEEEDMLVGVAESNTPISSSDVSENHRFFPPGRIMHIISAPSSDDTNLDNDGPPAEERVGIYETRRELYSKLRLSRTMINDHYMPMYKKMMELLIRELENDESSNCIM from the exons ATGGCGGCGGGATCAGTGGTGACCGCCGCCGGAGCCGCCGTGATTCTTTACTACTTGTTCAGTCGAAGGGGAGCAACGAAAGAGGGCGGCGTTGAAGACGGGGACGACGACGGCGATCGGAGCGGAAATCTCTCGAAGATGAGATTGGCGAAGAAACGGCTTTCTCGGCGACCGGCTCAAGCGCCCGCCACGTGGGTCGAGTCGCTCACCACCTTGTCCGACACGCTCCGGTTCACCTACTCCGAAACGCTCGGGAAGTGGCCGATCGGCGACTTGGCCTTCGGCATTAAGTACCTAATGCGTCGGCAG GGTAACCTACAGGTTGCGAGTGTGTATGCTGGTAGTGATAGTGTGCAGCTTGAAGGGTCTGGAATTATTGAGGAGTTGAAATATTACTTGAAGTTGCTGACGCTTTGTATGCTGTTCTCGAAGAAACCGTTTCCGGTGTTTTTAGAGTCAGGGGGTTTCTCTCAGGAAGATGTCCTTCTTCAGAAGCCCAAGGCCGGG CTTCTGAAGCCTGCCTTCACAATTATACGTGATAGGAATTCAAAATGCTTCCTTCTATTAATACGTGGTACACATAGCATCAAAGATACACTAACTGCTGCAACTGGTGCAGTGGCCCCTTTCCACCATTCGGTTTTGGATGATGGTGGAATAAGCAACTTAATCCTAGGGTATGCTCACTGTGGGATGGTTGCTGCCGCCCGTTGGATTGCTAAGATCAGTACTCCTTGCTTGCTGAAGGCTATTGGTGAATATCCTGACTACAAAATAAAG GTTGTTGGGCATTCACTGGGTGGCGGTACAGCTGCGTTGTTAACATATATTCTTCGAGAACGGAAAGAATTCTCTTCAAGCAATTGCATTACCTTTGCCCCTG CTGCCTGTATAACATTGGAGTTGGCAGAATCTGGAAAGCACTTCATCACTACTATAATCAATGGCTCCGACCTGGTGCCTACTTTCTCAGCAGCTTCTGTTGATGACCTCCGCTCTGAG GTTATAGCTTCATCTTGGTTAAATGATTTGCGGGATCAAGTTGAGCGCACACGAGTTTTGAATGTTGTTTATCGCTCTGCAAATGCTCTGGGTTCTCGTCTACCATCTATAGCTAGTGCAAAAGCGAGGGTTGCTGGTGCAGGTGCACTATTGCGGCCGGTATCCAGCAGCACGCAG GTTGTGATGAAGCGTGCACAAAATGTTGTTGTGAGAACCCATTCATCTATCTCATCGTGGTCTTGCATGGGTGCACGTCGACGTAATGTGAGCCCATTACTGAACTCTAAAGCAGACGATTTGCATGAAGATTCTCTCATATGTGAAAAGGATTCTGAATCTCGGGCTGAAGGAGTAATTGTAGACCCAATGCTGAATAACTTGGAATCTAGTTCTAGTGGTGGATTGGGTCATGATGACACCGACGAAGAGGAGCAGCTTTTGGCAGTGAATAGAAATACCGCAACATCTACCGTTGAAGACATTACTGAAGGCGAGTTGTGGTATGAATTGGAGAAGGAGCTCAAGAGGCAGGAGAATGAAGTCAATGTCGAGGCCCGAGAGGAAGAGGCTGCTGCAGTGAAAGAAATAACCGAGGAAGAAGATATGCTGGTTGGTGTTGCAGAAAGCAATACGCCAATCTCTTCCTCGGATGTTTCAGAGAACCACCGCTTCTTTCCCCCTGGCAGAATCATGCACATCATATCAGCCCCTTCATCTGATGATACAAATTTAGATAATGACGGGCCACCAGCTGAAGAACGCGTGGGTATATACGAGACACGTAGAGAACTGTACAGTAAGCTCCGACTTTCTAGAACGATGATTAATGATCACTACATGCCTATGTATAAGAAGATGATGGAATTGTTGATCAGGGAACTGGAAAATGACGAATCCAGTAATTGTATCatgtga
- the LOC137732659 gene encoding uncharacterized protein: MFWVKHCPLQLHPDKNKHPKAEIAFKLVSEAYSCLSDTATRRVFDLERWRKFCFDCGTIPYTTTHHNSPSTANPSPSHHKHYNPTNPRPCKVIKGLKVISSRFKEEAKVIENCLKANAAAGKQSSSLFSPAAAAFDVFHSRFPKESPVFNPSEHKVQGYPHLRARIYEKPKKFWQLRAGHHVVNYEQGRAGYDSPVFEVGSDRGMFKSRSTCVRS; this comes from the exons ATGTTTTGGGTAAAACATTGCC CTTTACAACTTCATCCGGATAAGAACAAGCACCCAAAAGCTGAAATTGCATTCAAGCTTGTTTCTGAG GCATATTCATGTCTCTCAGATACTGCAACAAGAAGAGTTTTTGACTTGGAGAGATGGAGGAAGTTCTGCTTTGATTGTGGCACAATCCCCTACACGACAACCCACCACAACTCTCCCAGCACTGCCAATCCCAGTCCTTCACACCACAAGCATTACAATCCCACTAATCCAAGGCCTTGCAAAGTAATCAAGGGACTGAAAGTTATCAGCAGCAGATTCAAAGAGGAGGCAAAAGTGATAGAAAACTGCTTGAAGGCCAATGCAGCTGCAGGAAAACAATCCTCCTCACTGTTTAGTCCCGCTGCTGCTGCTTTTGATGTGTTTCATAGCAGGTTCCCAAAAGAATCACCTGTTTTCAATCCATCTGAACATAAGGTTCAGGGATACCCTCATCTTCGGGCTCGAATATACGAAAAACCGAAGAAGTTTTGGCAGCTGAGAGCAGGGCATCACGTAGTGAATTATGAGCAGGGGAGAGCTGGTTACGATTCTCCAGTGTTTGAGGTCGGATCAGATAGAGGAATGTTTAAGAGTAGGTCTACTTGTGTTCGTTCATGA
- the LOC137731851 gene encoding pumilio homolog 24-like isoform X1, which translates to MAAKKQEKSSPKKRKQIPGNKPETNSSTSKKPKLLDSKPSNPRSTDFKKPPKPFKPREPGLDHEKQVPLSKQEGRLRAKELAEARKKKRKRHYNLEQELAHLWEKMRQRNISKEDRSKLVSEAVEKMKGKIPEIASSHVSSRVLQTCVKYCSQAEKDAVFEELQPHLLTLACNTYAVHLVTKMLDNASKMQLAAFISSLRGHVASLLRHMVGSVVVEHAYQLGNATQKHELLVELYSTELQLFKDLISKNEGRLLDIISKLDLQKSSVLRHMTSVIQPILEKGIIDHSIVHRVLIEYFTIAEQFSATDVIKQLSGPLLVRVIHTKDGSKVGMLCVKHGSSKERKKIIKGMKGHVHKIALDQGGSMVLVCLVSTVDDTKLTTKVVIHELQENLKDLVLDKNGRRPLLQLLHPNCSRYLTPDDLASLSLSIPSLSNKAEHDNSETKSSKVNNSGEEGSSDLELDEADTNAEDGLHSVEGGKKDPAIRRQELLVQSGLAEKLVDVCITSAGELLRSNFGKEVIYEVATGGAGGILHPTLDDKLSELYETIASLVAEPKSQESKEDSKEEHILENFHSSRTIRKLILDCPTFASTLWNKALKGKCELWAQGHSGKVIAAFLESSDSKVNQLAKKELKKLIDGGILKMPDPKVATGKKE; encoded by the exons ATGGCGGCGAAGAAGCAGGAGAAGAGCTCGCCAAAGAAGAGGAAGCAAATCCCAGGCAATAAACCGGAGACCAACAGCTCGACTTCCAAGAAGCCCAAGCTCCTCGACTCCAAGCCCTCAAATCCACGAAGCACCGACTTCAAGAAACCCCCCAAACCTTTCAAGCCCCGAGAACCGGGACTCGATCATGAGAAACAAGTTCCGCTTTCGAAGCAAGAGGGCCGCCTCCGTGCCAAG GAGCTTGCAGAGGCTAGGAAGAAGAAGCGGAAGCGTCATTACAATTTAGAGCAA GAGCTGGCACATCTGTGGGAAAAGATGCGGCAACGAAATATTTCCAAAGAAGATCGATCCAA GTTGGTGAGTGAAGCGGTAGAGAAAATGAAGGGGAAAATTCCTGAAATCGCAAGCTCCCATGTGTCTTCTCGTGTTCTACAG ACTTGCGTTAAGTACTGTTCACAAGCGGAAAAGGATGCAGTTTTTGAGGAGCTTCAGCCACATCTTCTTACTCTTGCATGCAACACGTATGCTGTTCATCTGGTGACCAAAATGTTAGACAATG CCTCCAAAATGCAGCTAGCGGCATTTATCTCATCTCTCCGAGGACATGTTGCTTCCCTTCTTCGTCACATGGTTGGTTCTGTAG TCGTTGAGCATGCATACCAATTGGGAAATGCAACTCAAAAGCATGAACTTTTGGTGGAACTATATTCTACGGAGCTTCAGTTGTTTAAGGACTTGATCTCGAAGAATGAGGGCAG GTTACTAGATATAATTTCAAAGCTAGATCTGCAGAAATCTTCGGTGTTGCGGCACATGACCTCAGTGATTCAACCAATTTTAGAGAAAGGAATAATTGATCACTCTATAGTACACAGGGTGTTGATAGAGTACTTCACAATAGCTGAACAG TTCTCCGCCACAGATGTAATTAAACAGTTGTCGGGCCCACTTCTTGTTCGGGTGATCCACACAAAGGATGGATCTAAGGTTGGGATGCTCTGTGTCAAGCATGGCAGTTCAAAG gaaagaaagaagataaTCAAAGGAATGAAAGGCCACGTTCATAAAATAGCTCTTGATCAAGGTGGAAGTATG GTGCTTGTTTGCCTCGTTTCAACTGTTGATGATACGAAGCTTACTACAAAG GTTGTCATTCATGAGCTTCAAGAAAATCTAAAGGATCTTGTTCTTGATAAG AACGGAAGGCGCCCATTGCTGCAGTTACTTCATCCAAATTGTTCACGCTATTTGACTCCCGATGACCTGGCTTCCCTCAGTTTGTCTATCCCTTCTCTTTCCAACAAG GCTGAACatgacaattccgagacaaaatCTTCAAAGGTTAACAACTCTGGTGAAGAGGGCAGTAGTGATTTGGAATTAGATGAAGCGGATACGAATGCTGAGGATGGCCTCCACTCGGTTGAGGGGGGAAAAAAGGATCCTGCCATTCGAAGGCAGGAGTTGTTAGTCCAGAGTGGGCTGGCTGAG AAGCTAGTTGATGTATGCATTACAAGTGCCGGGGAATTGCTTAGATCAAATTTTGGCAAAGAAGTCATATATGAG GTTGCAACTGGGGGTGCCGGTGGAATTCTCCACCCAACTTTGGATGACAAGTTGAGTGAGTTATATGAAACTATAGCATCTCTTGTAGCAGAACCGAAATCCCAAGAATCCAAAGAGGACTCAAAAGAGGAACACATCCTTGAAAATTTCCATTCCAGTCGGACCATAAGAAAATTAATCTTGGACTGCCCCACATTTGCTTCCACTTTGTGGAACAAAGCACTTAAAGGAAAGTGTGAGTTGTGGGCCCAAGGTCACAG CGGAAAGGTAATTGCTGCATTCTTAGAATCCTCAGACTCTAAGGTAAATCAACTGGCAAAGAAAGAGTTGAAGAAGTTGATAGACGGTGGCATTCTCAAAATGCCCGATCCAAAAGTAGCCACCGGAAAGAAGGAATGA
- the LOC137731851 gene encoding pumilio homolog 24-like isoform X2: MAAKKQEKSSPKKRKQIPGNKPETNSSTSKKPKLLDSKPSNPRSTDFKKPPKPFKPREPGLDHEKQVPLSKQEGRLRAKELAEARKKKRKRHYNLEQELAHLWEKMRQRNISKEDRSKLVSEAVEKMKGKIPEIASSHVSSRVLQTCVKYCSQAEKDAVFEELQPHLLTLACNTYAVHLVTKMLDNASKMQLAAFISSLRGHVASLLRHMVGSVVVEHAYQLGNATQKHELLVELYSTELQLFKDLISKNEGRLLDIISKLDLQKSSVLRHMTSVIQPILEKGIIDHSIVHRVLIEYFTIAEQFSATDVIKQLSGPLLVRVIHTKDGSKVGMLCVKHGSSKERKKIIKGMKGHVHKIALDQGGSMVLVCLVSTVDDTKLTTKVVIHELQENLKDLVLDKNGRRPLLQLLHPNCSRYLTPDDLASLSLSIPSLSNKVNNSGEEGSSDLELDEADTNAEDGLHSVEGGKKDPAIRRQELLVQSGLAEKLVDVCITSAGELLRSNFGKEVIYEVATGGAGGILHPTLDDKLSELYETIASLVAEPKSQESKEDSKEEHILENFHSSRTIRKLILDCPTFASTLWNKALKGKCELWAQGHSGKVIAAFLESSDSKVNQLAKKELKKLIDGGILKMPDPKVATGKKE; encoded by the exons ATGGCGGCGAAGAAGCAGGAGAAGAGCTCGCCAAAGAAGAGGAAGCAAATCCCAGGCAATAAACCGGAGACCAACAGCTCGACTTCCAAGAAGCCCAAGCTCCTCGACTCCAAGCCCTCAAATCCACGAAGCACCGACTTCAAGAAACCCCCCAAACCTTTCAAGCCCCGAGAACCGGGACTCGATCATGAGAAACAAGTTCCGCTTTCGAAGCAAGAGGGCCGCCTCCGTGCCAAG GAGCTTGCAGAGGCTAGGAAGAAGAAGCGGAAGCGTCATTACAATTTAGAGCAA GAGCTGGCACATCTGTGGGAAAAGATGCGGCAACGAAATATTTCCAAAGAAGATCGATCCAA GTTGGTGAGTGAAGCGGTAGAGAAAATGAAGGGGAAAATTCCTGAAATCGCAAGCTCCCATGTGTCTTCTCGTGTTCTACAG ACTTGCGTTAAGTACTGTTCACAAGCGGAAAAGGATGCAGTTTTTGAGGAGCTTCAGCCACATCTTCTTACTCTTGCATGCAACACGTATGCTGTTCATCTGGTGACCAAAATGTTAGACAATG CCTCCAAAATGCAGCTAGCGGCATTTATCTCATCTCTCCGAGGACATGTTGCTTCCCTTCTTCGTCACATGGTTGGTTCTGTAG TCGTTGAGCATGCATACCAATTGGGAAATGCAACTCAAAAGCATGAACTTTTGGTGGAACTATATTCTACGGAGCTTCAGTTGTTTAAGGACTTGATCTCGAAGAATGAGGGCAG GTTACTAGATATAATTTCAAAGCTAGATCTGCAGAAATCTTCGGTGTTGCGGCACATGACCTCAGTGATTCAACCAATTTTAGAGAAAGGAATAATTGATCACTCTATAGTACACAGGGTGTTGATAGAGTACTTCACAATAGCTGAACAG TTCTCCGCCACAGATGTAATTAAACAGTTGTCGGGCCCACTTCTTGTTCGGGTGATCCACACAAAGGATGGATCTAAGGTTGGGATGCTCTGTGTCAAGCATGGCAGTTCAAAG gaaagaaagaagataaTCAAAGGAATGAAAGGCCACGTTCATAAAATAGCTCTTGATCAAGGTGGAAGTATG GTGCTTGTTTGCCTCGTTTCAACTGTTGATGATACGAAGCTTACTACAAAG GTTGTCATTCATGAGCTTCAAGAAAATCTAAAGGATCTTGTTCTTGATAAG AACGGAAGGCGCCCATTGCTGCAGTTACTTCATCCAAATTGTTCACGCTATTTGACTCCCGATGACCTGGCTTCCCTCAGTTTGTCTATCCCTTCTCTTTCCAACAAG GTTAACAACTCTGGTGAAGAGGGCAGTAGTGATTTGGAATTAGATGAAGCGGATACGAATGCTGAGGATGGCCTCCACTCGGTTGAGGGGGGAAAAAAGGATCCTGCCATTCGAAGGCAGGAGTTGTTAGTCCAGAGTGGGCTGGCTGAG AAGCTAGTTGATGTATGCATTACAAGTGCCGGGGAATTGCTTAGATCAAATTTTGGCAAAGAAGTCATATATGAG GTTGCAACTGGGGGTGCCGGTGGAATTCTCCACCCAACTTTGGATGACAAGTTGAGTGAGTTATATGAAACTATAGCATCTCTTGTAGCAGAACCGAAATCCCAAGAATCCAAAGAGGACTCAAAAGAGGAACACATCCTTGAAAATTTCCATTCCAGTCGGACCATAAGAAAATTAATCTTGGACTGCCCCACATTTGCTTCCACTTTGTGGAACAAAGCACTTAAAGGAAAGTGTGAGTTGTGGGCCCAAGGTCACAG CGGAAAGGTAATTGCTGCATTCTTAGAATCCTCAGACTCTAAGGTAAATCAACTGGCAAAGAAAGAGTTGAAGAAGTTGATAGACGGTGGCATTCTCAAAATGCCCGATCCAAAAGTAGCCACCGGAAAGAAGGAATGA
- the LOC137731027 gene encoding uncharacterized protein isoform X2, translating into MITTTLHLSFPHPPSFHSLACGACSHRQPLFLSHLTFPTLHISKNPPLHRLRRSSPIAMSSDSGRSSSPATQPPPVELNDESDFETIVSSDGYISICGFGSLLSERSARSTFPELINFRESRLNGFRRVYAHMAPIFFERGIAKPETKEIASLSVEPFEGESLIVTVFEIKKSEIPAFIKREPEFRFLAVVPESLDGKPYDNRAVLCARYSDEEFFRVRCKGSKEMYYELFGRYNIDKIWRDDILPCRTYLRHCVLAAKNLSEVAYNNFLDHTFLGDRKTTIREYLATTGSGIMEEEPTESLKTRYGG; encoded by the exons ATGATCACCACCACTCTCCATCTCTCGTTCCCTCATCCTCCGTCTTTTCACTCCCTGGCGTGCGGCGCGTGCTCCCACCGCCAACCTCTCTTCCTATCCCACCTCACCTTCCCAACCTTACATATCTCAAAAAACCCTCCACTTCATCGGCTCCGACGATCATCTCCGATCGCCATGTCCTCCGATTCCGGACGATCAAGCTCGCCGGCGACCCAACCGCCGCCAGTGGAACTCAACGACGAGTCGGATTTCGAAACCATCGTCTCATCCGACGGCTACATCTCCATCTGTGGCTTCGGTTCCCTCCTTTCCG AGAGAAGCGCGAGGAGTACGTTTCCGGAGCTGATCAACTTCAGAGAGTCGCGGTTGAACGGCTTCCGGCGAGTGTATGCTCACATGGCTCCCATTTTCTTCGAGCGTGGCATTGCCAAGCCTGAGACCAAg GAGATTGCGAGCTTGAGTGTAGAGCCATTTGAAGGGGAAAGCCTTATAGTAACAGTGTTTGAGATTAAAAAATCAGAG ATTCCAGCTTTTATCAAAAGGGAGCCGGAATTTCGATTCCTAGCT GTTGTGCCTGAATCACTTGATGGGAAGCCATATGATAACCGAGCG GTTCTTTGTGCTCGTTATAGTGATGAAGAATTTTTCAGAGTTAGATGCAAAG GAAGTAAGGAGATGTATTATGAACTATTTGGACGATATAACATTGATAAGATTTGGCGAGATGACATCTTACCTTGTCGCACTTACCTTCGGCATTG TGTGTTAGCAGCAAAGAATCTGAGCGAGGTAGCATACAACAACTTCTTGGATCATACTTTTCTTGGAGACCGTAAAACGACTATCCGTGAGTACTTGGCTACAACAGGTTCGGGCATCATGGAAGAAGAGCCTACAGAATCCCTCAAGACCCGTTATGGCggttaa